The following are from one region of the Microtus ochrogaster isolate Prairie Vole_2 unplaced genomic scaffold, MicOch1.0 UNK837, whole genome shotgun sequence genome:
- the LOC101990704 gene encoding epoxide hydrolase 1-like, producing the protein FNSVATARIFYKLMLRLGFQKFYIQGGDWGSLICTNLAQIVPNHVKGLHLNMAFISRSIYTLTPLLGQSFGRFLGYTERDIELLYPFKEKVFNSIMRESGYLHIQATKPDTVGCALNDSPVGLAAYILEKFSTWTKSEYRDLEDGGLERKFSLEDLLTNIMIYWTTGTIVSSQRYYKENLGQGVMVHRHEGMKVFVPTGYSAFPSEILHAPEKWVKVKYPKLISYSYMERGGHFAAFEEPKLLAQDIRKFVSLAELQ; encoded by the exons GCTTCAATTCGGTGGCCACCGCCAGGATCTTCTACAAGCTCATGTTGCGGCTGGGCTTCCAGAAATTCTACATTCAAGGCGGGGACTGGGGGTCCCTCATCTGCACCAACTTGGCCCAGATAGTTCCCAA CCACGTGAAAGGCCTGCACTTGAACATGGCTTTCATTTCAAGAAGCATCTACACCCTGACCCCTCTCCTGGGCCAGAGCTTCGGGAGATTTCTTGGCTACACTGAGAGGGATATCGAGCTGCTGTACCCCTTCAAGGAGAAGGTTTTCAACAGCATCATGAGGGAGAGTGGCTACCTACATATCCAGGCCACCAAGCCAGATACTGTGG GCTGTGCTCTGAACGACTCGCCCGTGGGCCTGGCTGCCTACATCTTAGAAAAGTTCTCCACCTGGACCAAGTCAGAATACCGTGACCTGGAGGACGGAGGCCTGGAGAG GAAGTTCTCCCTGGAAGATCTGCTGACCAACATCATGATCTACTGGACAACAGGAACCATTGTCTCCTCCCAGCGCTACTACAAGGAGAACCTGGGCCAGGGTGTCATGGTCCATAGGCATGAAGG GATGAAGGTCTTTGTGCCCACCGGCtattctgccttcccttctgagATACTGCATGCTCCAGAAAAGTGGGTGAAGGTCAAGTACCCCAAGCTCATCTCCTACTCCTACATGGAGCGTGGGGGCCACTTTGCTGCCTTTGAAGAGCCCAAGCTTCTGGCCCAGGACATCCGCAAGTTCGTGTCCCTGGCCGAGCTGCAGTGA